ttcttaagcccattctctaaaaattcattgtattgcgCCAGTTGGGCTTGAGACCTTTCGTCCAATAGAAGGAGCGCTCAAACCCACttcctacaattggcgccgtctgtggagAGAACTTGTGTGTTAGTAAGGACAACGATCCGACATAGTAGGATCAGGCCTTCATCAAACGGGCTCCCATTAGCTCGAACCAACCAAATCCCAACAACAGGGTAACTTCCCTAACCCCGAGCATGATCgaaatgaaaagaatggaagGTTTCGAGAGGGAAGCGTAAACATCACTCAAACCAGCAGGAGCCACTCTCGCGCGGGCAGCCACGTGCTTCAGAGATGAAATAACAACCGGGCCCCGTAACCAGAAGAAGTTAGGAGCCATATGTCTCAGAAACAGAGCGATAAGCGGTCCATGCAGCGAGAAATAGACGATTTGAAAAGAAAGCTGCACCATGCACAGCAAAGGCAATCTCGTTCCAGGCTTGACGCGCCCTCTAATGATGAAAGTGACAATGACTATAGGCGAAGATCAAGGACTCCCCCAAGTGAGACCTTCTCCCATGAAGAAGAACATTACCAGAGGCGTAGGCACAGAAGCCCATCTcctaggggcttgggaaacgatgccatgagcaGGGCACTGGATCAACTCTCCAAGTCGCCTTTCACGCATCACATAGAAGGGGCCATATTTCCTCGACGGTTCCAGTAGCCAACCTTCGTCATTTACAACGGTAGAACAAACCCgatggagcatgtgagccagttcAACCAAAGGATGGCTGTCCATTCTAGGAACGAGGTGctgatgtgcaaggttttcCCGTCCAGCTTAGGACTAGTGGCGATGAAATGGTTTAATGGTCTAAAGACGAACTCCATAGATTCGTATAGGTAGCTGACCCAAGCTTTTGGCTCCCGCTTCATTACGAACCGTAGAACCCCTCGGCCTTTGAGCGCTTTGTTGTCGTTATCCATGTATGACGGAGAAACCTTAAAGGCCTACTCGGACAGATATTGGGAGACATACAATGAAATGGAAGACAACTTTGACGACGTCGCCATTATCACTTTCAAAATAGTCTCCCAGCCGATCACAGCCTGCGGAAGTCTCTGACTGGCAAACCCGCCACCAGCATGCGCCAACTGATGGATCGGATCGACAAGTGCAAGCGAGTGGAGGAAGACTAGTTGCAgggaagaggaaaagagaaggttatccctcagaagagaagggatttcaggtcgaaCTGGTATAGCAGCAACAGCCCGAGGAGGGATTTTGTAGGGCAACCCGAAACAACCAATGCACAGACTGTCAACGCCGTATTCCGAGAACCAGTACATCGAGttttggagaaaatcaagaacgagccatactttaggtggccaaataagatggcgGTGGAACCCTTGAGGCGCGATCAGAACttttattgccaataccaccaagaccatgggcataccacGGAGAACTGTAAGAACCTTTGGAACCACTTGGACCAGCTTGTCCGGGAAGGAAAGCTGAAGTACCTTCTGCATAATTCCAGTGGTCATCAAGGCCACTAAGAAGCCAGGAAGGATCCTGCCCTAAGGCCACCCATAGGAACGATCAACGTAATCATGGCCACGCCAGGGAGAACAGGCACGCACCCCGCACAAGTATTAGCGGTGGCTCAACTACCTCCCGAGGGGTCCCAACCAGGGCCAAAGAGGGCCAGAATGAAGTTTCGTCCcgttttgagtttttcgaagGAAGACAAGATTGGGACCATCCAGCCCCACGATGATGCGCTGCTAGTTACCCTCAGAATCGGGAACTACGATGTGAAAAGAGTGATGGTGGATGGCGGCAACGCGGCCGAGGTTATGTACCCCGACCTCTACAAAGGACTAGGGCTAAAACCAGAAGATTTGATGCCCTACAACTTCCCTCTGATGAGCTTCGATGGGAAGCTTGTCATCCCAATGGGCATGATTAGGGTACCCATTCAGACTAGCCCAGAGATAGTGAAGGTGAACTTCGTCGTGGTGGACACCTACTCCCCTTATACGGCCATCGTCGATAGGCCCTGGCTCCACACCTTAGGAGCTGTTGCTTCCTCGTTGCACCAGAAGGTGAAATTCTCGTCAGGGGACCAAGTTTTTGAAATCCGTGGTTGCCAACCCACGGCAAGGCAATGCGTAGTAGCGACCGTCTCACATCGGCTAGACGCGGAGTCCTCGGCCTCCGCTGAGAAGaatttatagcaatcaaaggCCCCGACTTCGCCCCCTGACACAACTGCCGAGGAGGTGAAATGTGAAGATCTAGAAGAGGTGGTTATTGGCGGTGACCCGGAGAAATTCTTCCGAGTAGGGGCTCAACTGCCTCTTCAGGAGAAGGAGGAGCTGATTGAGTTCCTTAAAAGAAATATTGACGTACTTGCATAGGATGCCTGGGATGCCCCCGGAATCGACCCATCCTTCATCTACCATCACCTCAAACCCGGCCATCACtcccaagaagcaaccaccccGTTGCCTGTCAAAAGAGCATGCCGATGCGATTAGGGACGAAGTGGCGAAGCTTAAGTGTGCTGGGGCtgtcaaagaagtcttttacctcGAATGGCTAGCCAACACTGTggtggtcaagaagaaaagtggCAAATGGCGAGTttgcgtggacttcacagacctaaATAAGGCGTGCCCTAAGGACCCGTTCcctatgcctcggatagacCAACTAGTGGATGCGATAGcaggccatcctcggatgagcttcttagatgcctttcaaggctatcatcaaataccactagtGTTGgaggatcaggagaaaacgGTTTTCGTGACACCAACTGGGAAttaccactataaggtgatgtTGTTTAGTCTGAAGAATGCGGGATCcacttatcaaaggatgatgacaagAATGTTCGAACCACATTTGGGCAAGAGCATCGAAATCTATGtcgatgacatggtggtgaagagtagaGTGGTGTCCGAGCATTTAGGGGACCTTGGCAACACCTTTGGCGTCTTGAGGAAGCATAAGCTGCGCCTGAATGCCTCCAAGTGCTCATTTGGCGTGGGGTCAGGCAAGTTTTTAGGCTACATGGTTACTCATAGGGGAATCGAGATTAACCCCGACCAGATCAAGGCTATAAATAACCTAAAACCGCCACAAAACGCAaaagaggtccaaaagcttaCTGGGATGATCACAGCCCTCAATCGATTCATTTCCAGGTCGGCAGATAGATGTAGACCGTTCTATCtcttgatcaacaagtggaaagggtttgaatggtccGAGGACTGTGTTGTGGCCTTCTAGCAACTCAAGGATTACCTATCccggccacctatcatgtccagttCTGAGGCCGATGAAGTTCTGTACGTATACATTGCTGTAGCCCCCCATGCCGTGAGCTTGGTGCTAATACGGGATGACAGTGGTATCCAAAAGCCGGTCTATTACGTGAGTAAGTCGCTGCATGAAGCTGAGGTCAGAGACCTACCCCTGGAGAAAGCTATACTGGCTGTGGTCCACCCTACgcgaaagcttccccattatttccaagcccACACAGTGGTTGTTTTAACCCAACTACCCTTGAAGTCTGTACTGCGAACTGTTGATTACACTGGAAGGATTGCCATATGGAGCACAATTCTGGaagcttttgacatcaaatacatgcctcgaACCTCTATAAAGGGCCAAATCCTAGCTGACTTAGTAGCCGAATTTGCTGAACCCCCAGTAGAAATGGTGGCAAAGGAGtagaacatggatggaaaatcggttggagTGATCTCTACACCAGTAAACCCCCATGTTGGAAGGTGTACGTTGATGGCGCAGCAAATCAAAGGGGATCTGGAATGGGGTTAGTCTTAATATCTCCCGAGGAAGCCATCATAGAGAAGTCCCTGAGACTTGGGTTCTCAGCCACGAACAATGAAGCTGAGTATGAGGCCCTGCTACAAGGAATCATCATGGTACagaaaatggaaggaaaaaCAGTGGagatgttctcggactcaagactGGTAGTGGGCCAGGTAAGAGGAGAATTAAAGGCCAGAGATGCAAGGATGTAAGAGTACTTAAGCTGGGTCAAATGCCTACAGTCGGGTTTCGACTTTTTCAGCTTGTCGCACATCCCAGGAGCGGAAACACTCATGTAGATTCACTAGCCACGCTTGCCACCTCCTCGACAGGGGATCTGCCCCGAATTATTATCATCGAGCATCTGGACAAAGCGAGCGAAGTAGTCAAAGGCATGGTCTATGTTCATGAGGTTAAGGTGGGCTCTAGCTAGATGGACCCTATGGTGAGGTTCCTCAAAGATGACATCTTGCCCGAGGAAAAGTCAGAGGCAAAGAGAATACGAAGAaaagctcctcggttctggctgtCCGAGGACCACAAATTGTACAAACGTTCATATTCCGGGCCATATTTACTATGTGTCCACCCTAAGGCATCAGAACTACTGCTTGAAGAGCTGCACGAAGGGATCTGCGAGAGTCACAGGAGGAAGGTCTCTGTCGCACTGAGCCATTACCCAGGGATACTGGTGGCCAGGGATGCAGAAGGAAGCCCTAAAATACGTTAAAAAGTGTgaccagtgccaaaggttcACCCCGAATGTTCATCAGCCAGGCGGGACCCTCAACCCTCTGTCCAGTCCATGGCTGTTCGCCAAGTGGGGCCTAGATATTGTGAGACCTTTCCCAAAGGCAGTAGGAAATAAGAGATATCTACTGGTCAGGACAaattacttcaccaaattggTCGAGGTTGAACCCTTGGCCAACATCAGGGATGTGGACGCTAAGAAATTCGTCTGGAGAAGATACTGCTGCGAGCTGGGGATCACTAACAGGTACTCAACTCCAGCCTATCCTCAGGGAAACGGGCAAGCCAAGGCTATCAACAAGGTCATTGTTAACGGGCTTAAGAAGCAGCTGGATGATGCcaagggaagatgggtggaacAGCTGCCgcacgtcttatggacttatcggactACACCACGACAGTCAACAGGGGAGACACCTTTtgccatgacctatggggccgaggctgttATCCCTCTACCACGTGTTTCTGTCACCCCGGGAAGCTCGACCCCCTCGGCTAGCTCGTTAGTAGGGGATACGACCAGGGCAGCCTCGGGCCGAGCAACCCCAGCCTCCTCTGGAGCACTCACCATCTCGGAGTTGGCGGGAGCAGTCTCACGGATGGCTAGAGGATAGTATACCTTATCTGCCTTCCACAGATCGAATGAAGCCTCCACCCCACCTTATTTGAGGGCTTTATTCCAGACTTGGGAGCAGTAGAGCCGACATACCCCAAAGATTTGAGCCTTGAGAATGGCCTGGGTATCAGCCACCCCCGTGTTATAGGCCTCCTCCTCGGCCTTGTCCTTGGAGCTCTTGGCCTCTGTCTTAGCAAACTCAACCTCCGTCTTAGCCCTTAGAGCTTTGTCCCTGGCCCATTCCTCAACGTTCTTGGCTTCCTCCGCCCTAACCAGCTTCTTCTTAAGATCAACAATTTGCTCCTTAGCAATCTTCAGCTGATCTTCAGTCTCAAGTAGGCGTTTTGTTTGGTTTTCGGCCTGCTTTTAGGCGCCGGTGAGGCCTGATTCGACGCTGTCCCTGGCCCTGGTCATCTCCTTCAGATCCTCCTTGGCCTTAGAGAGGTTGGCCTCGGAGTTCTTGAGGGTCCGAGCAGCGTCCAGGTGCTTGTTATGTTCAAGCTCCAAGGACTTGCTCTGCTCCTTAGCCTCATCCTCTAGCCTGTAAGTGGCCTGGACGGCCTGCCAATTGGAACAAACACACTATGAATGGAAAATTAAGGAGCAAAAATCGACAGAGTCATAGGTATTAGAagccttaccatgcccaagtacctcttcaTGCTGAGGAGGACCTCCTACCTCCTCATATTCTTTAACTCTTCCATGTCAGTGGGGAGCAGCAAGGTCCTCTCCATTGCGTCCGCCATATAAGCGCCTTCGCCAATTCAGAAATCCCTCAGGGAGGCATTTTCCATCAAGGGctccccgtggagcattggggcTGGAAGCCATGCCTCAGGCGTGGATTGAGCATCGACCTCCTTGCCTTGGCCTTGATGCCCAATCTTTAGCTGCTTTTGAGCTCGTGGGGCTTTGCTCTCTTCTTGTGACGTGCGAGACTTCCTCCCATCCATGGGCTCTTTGCCCCTTCaactcctcttcctctttgaGTCGGTGGGCTTAGGCCGAGGAGGTAAAGTCGATTAGGGAGGAGCAGGAAGTTGGGATCGGGGAGATGGTGGCTGCGATTGGGCGGGGGAAGACCTAGTCTAAACAGGTTGAGGCTGTGGCGGAGGAGGGGGAGGCTTGGATTGCGACTTCCTTGGTGCCTCCTTCCTTGGCTGGCCCTTAATCAAGTCGAACAGGCTTGTCTAGGGCTTCCTCTTAAGACCCATCTCCGCCTGAGAAGATGTCCCCGTTGACAAGAGATATGCCTCGGAAAGGTCGAGGTCACCAAAATCACCAACGGGATCCACGAACGGGCTAGCCTGGTCAAACACAAAGAATCCTTCTTCGGGTAAACCCGAATCACTCTTGGCTTCCGCTACTTGGTGGGACGAAGAAGAACCGGCCAACGGGATGCCCTCCAGAATAGGAGATCCTTCGGGAATCAGAAACTGGTGCTTTACTACAATGATTTTCTGAAGCCGAGGATGGTTAGCTGTTATCACGTGTTTCGAGGCGACAAATGACCTCTGGATAGGGTCGTACCCCAAGATCTTGTGAGCAGCTATAACTTGGTTGTCTGCCTCGTTTACAAAAATCGCCGCCCAGAGAATGGTCTCCAAATCTTCCCTCTTGGTCAGATGGAAGTGCCGTTGAAAGGCGTGTGGATCTGCAAAAGGAAGACATGTTCATATTAGTAACTGAACCATGCAAATCATGATGGCAAAAAAGATCATCCCTCTCCTGCTCTCGACACCCCACCTGGCTCCCCGTCCACCGTTGGGCAAGGAAGGCCATCGTGCCACTCCCCAGACACAATGAGAAAGTCCTTATTTAACCCTTTACTAGACTCGGGGAGGCACTGAATAAGTCGAACCTTATCGTCCCTCGTCTTCATATAATAGGATTTGCCCTTCAGGAGTTGAAGGTTGTAGCACCAGTTTACGTCGTGGTGGGTTAATCGTAGCCCCATTTTCtcgtttaaggcatccacacaaccTAGGATCCTAAACACATTAATAGCGCACTGGGTGGAAGCTAATCGGTAATGCCTAAGGTAATCCCTCATTACcggccccatggggattctcacaCCCCCTTTTATAAAGGCAAGAAGGGGAATCACCACCTCGCCCGCTTTTCTCCTAAAGTGCCATTCCCCTTCCCCACAGTACCTCAAACCTACATTGGGGGGTATCCTATAATCGGCGATGAATTTTTCCATCGCCTCTTTAGTCTcaaccaacttttttaatttacccaTCTCCAGAAACCGCTAAAGAGACTTAGGGGATGACGAaagaaggagaggaaaaagagaaagataaacttagaagagagaaaacgcaagttggagagagaagaaaacttacagaaatgaggaaaatctcctcggacaggctttttaTGCTGGAAAGAGACTTGAGTTTGGCTAGAAGTTTGACTGAACTCAGGATATGTGCGcaagaactcttaagtgcaaaggTAAAGAGACAAGTTCGttcaaatgggtatttatacctCCCATTAAAAATAACTGTGCGGGTTTTCCCGCCCTTAAAGGTAAGGAAATCTCCACCGTTAGATCACCATCACACCATTGAACATGGGGAGCACAGAGCTGCCAGCATTTAATGAAGATAGGCTTCATGTACCAAGGCGTtaggaacgtgtctcgggcaaACGAAGAGACTCTAGCATTGATGGAGGACAGTACTTAACAAGCCATGACAAGAGGCCTaatgtcaccaaaaccctcctctccgtccgaggatccgaacagcaggattttgaggggctattgtggagccaaaaaatttagcaaCCCCGACCCACTTTGTActgggcccaaggcccacgcCAAGGAGAGGAAAATGCCCGAGGacatacaatgaaagtccaaatggcctagaatCTAGAAGGACAGAACAACACGCCATCAAGAGCAGCCTCCCAAAACGCTCCCCGAAGAAAGGATGAGTACAGTAGAACACACACGGGGGTATGGTGTAGGAGCAgttcaaggaaaagctgtcaCCTCCATATTGAATGTGCCCAACTAacgttctggccgcattaatgaggaaaggacccctgaacagtgcggcCTTGGTTGCTGCAACTCATAGAGGGTTTGGggaggtggctgatgggacgagCACTCGAGTAATGACTTGCATCATCAACAGGTGGAGGGTCAAGATCGACTGGAAAAaagtatataatgtgagagaccctccaagaTTGGGGGATCGTGGAAAAagagcagagagagagaaaaatgagaaaactgTAGCAGTTTGCACGGTCTTGAAAACCCCTGTAACCTAGTactcaaagtagaagaagaagaatactaAGTCCCTCGGACGAAATGCCCGGGGACAACATTCCATGCTTGAACCCGTTTCCTTATCAGTCAGCCCGCACCTAACCGTGTCTAGTGATTGTGGTTCAGACTAAAACCTAGTTCTTAAGCCCattctctaaaaattcattgtattgggctagttgggcttgagACCTTTTGTCCAATAGAAGAAGCCCTCAAACCCACTCCCTACATTAGACATCttctttataaataataaaatgtttcaattgagttataagGCTTTTAACAAAAGTTACGTGAGTAATAATAGCATTTAATTGCTTATAAAACTTATCTTATGAGACCGTTTTTGATGGTATCATAAGTTACATATGTGATGGGCTGCACCTAATCACACGAGCAcattgtataataaaattttttctataattttttttcacaatatttgaatgttttaaaaataatattttaactttttttttcttttttttcttttttctctttttaaaattttgaaatttttaattagattaaaATGCCTTTTTGTTGTACATGCATGAAACGGTCTTATATTCATAAATTGATGAAGTTAAATTCTTAAATACATGAATTTACATTAAGAAATGTCTTAAAGATAttggtttgaaaaatattttaaaacttttttgtagaaaaaaaaaaaagatttgactgcttttctatttcttatgaaaatagtatcaaaattttcctaaaataactTGCTAACAAATGCTCTAAAAGCATTTGGATGCATTACGTTTTAActcctataaatatatatgtaatcTAGTTAGTAATGAAAATGTACATTCATGTATTCAACAATTATTAATAATGTTGTGGATGACCACTTAATGAATAAAGTTTATATATTATCTCatctctaaaatttttattttatttttctatttcttttattttttaatttttttaataagatattcATTTGTTAGGAAACATTTTTACTTTCCCCCCCCTAAATTGGAAACAGTTTTTATTTCAGAAATAAGTTTTCTTGCATCTTTAATTTACCCCTAAACTATCATAACGAAGCTGAGTAAGAAAAGGATCAGTAGGAGCAAGGAGATTGAAGACACTGAAGGAAGGCGTGCCCATTGTC
The sequence above is drawn from the Quercus lobata isolate SW786 chromosome 12, ValleyOak3.0 Primary Assembly, whole genome shotgun sequence genome and encodes:
- the LOC115970507 gene encoding uncharacterized protein LOC115970507, giving the protein MATPGRTGTHPAQVLAVAQLPPEGSQPGPKRARMKFRPVLSFSKEDKIGTIQPHDDALLVTLRIGNYDVKRVMVDGGNAAEVMYPDLYKGLGLKPEDLMPYNFPLMSFDGKLVIPMGMIRVPIQTSPEIVKVNFVVVDTYSPYTAIVDRPWLHTLGAVASSLHQKVKFSSGDQVFEIRGCQPTARMPGMPPESTHPSSTITSNPAITPKKQPPRCLSKEHADAIRDEVAKLKCAGAVKEVFYLEWLANTVVVKKKSGKWREKTVFVTPTGNYHYKVMLFSLKNAGSTYQRMMTRMFEPHLGKSIEIYVDDMVVKSRVVSEHLGDLGNTFGVLRKHKLRLNASKCSFGVGSGKFLGYMVTHRGIEINPDQIKAINNLKPPQNAKEVQKLTGMITALNRFISRSADRCRPFYLLINKWKGFEWSEDCVVAF